The following are encoded in a window of Cataglyphis hispanica isolate Lineage 1 chromosome 21, ULB_Chis1_1.0, whole genome shotgun sequence genomic DNA:
- the LOC126857529 gene encoding CD9 antigen-like yields the protein MGTFCYNFGKYALVAVSFVFLIIAIAVIVLATWMLADKTFLVSIAQEGNNYDTGLYILLAAGILMFIVAFLGCCGALKHSRCSLITFFVIMLVIIVAQIAFAGWLYTNSERLDELLRSSVINTVKSEYGTVECRTQIMDAIQSGLECCGASGPADWAGSKYASKDPSLPISLTVSSDANNIFKVPESCCRDIGSTACDEGRNMKIAGVASPAIYNEGCTQKLVDTLKGQTYHVMIMAILVLIVEIIGLILALICCCEAGASDRYKA from the exons ATTATCGCAATAGCGGTGATAGTCCTGGCAACATGGATGCTAGCGGACAAAACATTTTTGGTATCGATTGCTCAAGAAGGCAACAATTACGACACGGGTCTGTATATCCTGCTCGCCGCTGGGATCCTCATGTTCATAGTCGCCTTCTTAGGCTGCTGCGGTGCCTTAAAGCATTCTCGGTGTAGTCTAATCACGTTCTTCGTCATCATGCTCGTCATTATCGTCGCTCAAATAGCTTTCGCAGGCTGGCTTTACACTAACAGCGAACGTCTAGACGAACTGTTGAGATCTTCCGTGATAAACACTGTTAAG AGCGAATATGGCACGGTAGAATGTCGTACACAAATCATGGACGCGATTCAATCCGGTCTTGAATGCTGCGGAGCCAGTGGACCTGCGGATTGGGCCGGCAGCAAGTACGCGAGCAAGGATCCCTCTCTTCCAATTAGTTTGACTGTCTCCAGCGACGccaataacatatttaaagtaCCAGAATCATGTTGCAGAGATATAGGGAGTACTGCCTGTGATGAGGGTCGCAACATGAAAATTGCTGGAGTTGCGAGTCCTGCGATCTACAACGAG ggATGCACGCAAAAATTGGTGGACACGCTGAAAGGTCAAACTTATCACGTTATGATTATGGCAATACTGGTTCTGATTGTCGAAATCATTGGTTTGATACTCGCTTTAATTTGTTGCTGCGAAGCCGGTGCGTCGGATAGATACAAAGCTTAA